In the Helicobacter cetorum MIT 99-5656 genome, TTTTTAGAAGATGAAATCCACACTTTTAAAATTGATATTTCTAAGGCCTAATACTTCTTTAAAAAGAGAGATTTAAGAATTAATTGCTTAAAACTTCTCTTTTTAAAAGTATTTGTTTTAAATAGTGTTTGCTTAGCGCTTAAGCTCACTTGGTCTCTCATCTCCTAAAAATTTGGAATGCTTTATATTCAGGCATTTTGTTCCAAAAAAACTTGGATATTTTCTTTTGTCTTTTCTACCAGCACTTTTAAGCTATTGCTATATGCCCACGCTATGTGGGGTGTTAAAAGCAATTTGTTTTGAATCTTTGGATTTAAAAAAGCATGCCCTTTTTCTAAAGGCTCTTTAACAAACACATCGCTTGCATAATACAAATCTCTTGTCTCTAAAACCTGAGCTAAATCCTTTTCATTCACAATGCCCCCACGCCCCATGTTAATTAAAATCGCCCCTTGCTTTAGGCTCTTTAGCTCTTTTAAAGCGATTAAATTATGCGTGCTTTCATTTAAAGGGGCATGAATGCTAATAATATCGCTTGTCTTTAACAAATTCTCTAAACTCAAACGCTCATAGCCTTCTTTTTTATCTCTCGTGGAGCTATACACCACTTTTGCCTTAAAAGCTTGAGCGAGACTAGCTACTCTTTTACCGATATTTCCCAGACCAATAATGCCCCATTGACAGCCTTCAACAAGCCCCATTTTCCCACCCACATGGGTAAAAATATCGCTTTGACTATACGCCCCACTTTTACAATAGCTATCATAATAATTAAGCCTTCCTAATAAAGATAACGCGCATGCTAAAGTGTGCTGTGCCACTGATTCTGTAGAATAAGCACTCACATTTTTAACTTCTATGCCCAATTCTTTCGCGCTCTTAACATCTACATTATCCATGCCTGTTGCGGTAATACAAATAAGCTTGAGCCTAGGCAACTTCATTAAAATTTCTTTTGTCATCACAATTTTGTTTAAGACAATAATTTCAGCATCTATAGAGCGTTCAATCACTTCAGCAGGTAAAGTCGTTTCATAGAAGCAAAAATTTGCCACTTCTTTTAAAGTCTCTAAAGCCTTTAATCCAATGGTTTTAGCGTCTAACACAACGCCTTTTTTGAATGTTTTCATGCATTGTCCTCTATAATTTAGTTTTAAAATTATATAATAGCCACAAAATTACCTTTCTAAAGAGATAGGCATGCCAAAAACAAAAAAAACACCCTTCCTTGTAGCCTTTCTGTCAAACTCTCATGGTTTATGCGGCTTCTCATTAAATGGCGCACCCGCTCTTTGAGCCATAAAAACATGGCTTTAGTGCAAATCTTAAGCATTCTAACCCTAGCGAGCAAGGCTAACGAAGATTTAGAAGAACAACTCAAAAAAGTTAAAGATTATATTCATAGAACCCTAAACGCCAAAATTGCATCAGATATTTATAATAGAGTGTTAGTTTTAGTGAGTGAATATTGTGCGAATGAAGAATTATTTGACAAAGAGAGCGTTAAAATTTCGGAACTACTCATTCAAGATATTCAGCTCTACACCCTTGTAGATGAAATGCTTAAAGAAAATAAATACCAAGTCCAGCACACTATCTTAAAAGGCGTTATCAAACGCAAATACGATGAAACCTATTCGCTCAATAGCGAAGATAAAATCCTTTTAGAATACCAAGAACGCTTACTAGGGTTATCTTAAACCTTCTTTTCTTTTGTTTCTTTAAAACCATAGGGGCTTTTCTGATGCTTGTATTGGGTCTAGGTTGGGTGTCTCTCTCCACCCAACCTAAGTATTTGTATTTGTAAAATCTGTAAAAGGAGTGTTGTAAAAGGAATGCTTAGAAACTCTATGTCTCATTGAGACAATCTAAACAAAAAGTTTAAAGGCAAAAAGGCTGGCGGACAGGGAGGGATTCGAACCCTCGGTAACCTTACGGCTACGCATCCTTAGCAGGGATGTGGTTTCAGCCAACTCACCCACCTGTCCTTAACTTAAGGTAGAATTATAGTAAATTAACTTGAAAGAAATCTTAAACTTTAATCGTTTCTAAACAAAACTAAAGCCTTTTCATACTACAATTTCTCTCAAACAAATAATTTATATTAAGGATAACACCATGCAATACGCACTATTATTTCCGGGACAAGGCTCGCAATGTATAGGAATGGGAAAATCATTTTATGAAAGCCACACTCTAGCAAAAGAATTGTTTGAAAAAGCTTCTGGCGTGCTTAAAGTGGATATGAAAAAATTGCTTTTTGAAGAAAACGAGCTTTTGAAAGAGAGTGCTTACACCCAACCTGCAATTTATTTGGTTAGCCATATCGCTTATGAGCTACTTAATAAGCATGTAGATGGGGGACTAAAACCCGCCTTTGCTCTAGGGCATTCACTGGGTGAAGTGAGTGCGGTGTCTTTGAGTGGGGCATTAGATTTTGACAAAGCTATTAAACTCACACACCAAAGGGGCAAAATGATGCAAGAAGTGTGCGTGGGCAAAGATGTGTCTATGATGGTGGTTTTAGGCGTTTCTGAAGAAAAGCTTCTAAGCTTGTGTCAAAAAACTAAAAATGTGTGGTGTGCGAATTTTAATGGCGGAATGCAAGTGGTTTTAGCAGGGCTTAAAAACGATTTGAAAGCTCTAGAACCGACCTTAAAAGAAATGGGGGCTAAGAGAGTGGTTTTCTTAGAAATGAGCGTGGCGAGCCATTGCCCCTTTTTAGAGCCTATGGTTTTTAAATTCCAGGAATTACTAGAAAAACATTTAAAAGACAAATTTAATTTTGAGATTATTTCTAATGCGACCAAAGAAGCTTATAACAATAAAGAAAAAGCCATTGAATTATTGAGCTTGCAACTCACTCAGCCGGTGTGCTATCAAGATTGCGTAAAGTCTAATAATGACAGAGTGGATGCGTTTTTTGAATTAGGCTGTGGGAGTGTCTTAAAAGGGCTTAATAAACGATTGAGCAATAAGCCAACCATAAGCGTAGGGGATAATAAGGGGCTTGAAGAAGCCATTGAATTTTTAGAAGAATATGTATAAGGAAAAAATCATGCAAAAAATTGGCATTTTAGGAGCGATGAGAGAAGAGATAGCCCCTATACTAGAATTGTTTGGCGTGAATTTTGAAGAAATTTCTTTAGGGGGGAATGTTTTTCACAAGGGCATTTACAACAATAAAGAAATCATTGTAGCTTATAGCAAAATTGGCAAAGTGCATTCTACCTTAACCACGACGAGCATGATTTTAGCTTTTGGCGTAGAAAAGGTGCTTTTTAGTGGGGTGGCTGGAAGCCTAGTTAAAGACTTAAAAATTAATGATTTGCTGGTGGCTCAAAAATTAGTTCAGCATGATGTGGATTTGAGTGCGTTTGAACACCCCTTGGGGTTTATTCCTGAAAGTGAAATTTTTGTTAAAACCTGTAAGGACTTAAACGCTTTAGCTCATAAAGTAGCTAACGAACAGGGACTTGATTTAAAAGAAGGCATCATCGCTTCGGGCGACCAGTTTGTCCATAGCAAAGCAAGAAAAGAATTTTTAATCAACGAGTTTAAGGCTAGTGCGGTGGAAATGGAAGGAGCAAGCGTAGCGTTTGTGTGCCACAAATTTGATGTGCCATGCTGTGTTTTAAGAAGCATTAGCGATAATGCTGATGAAGAAGCCGATGTGAGTTTTGATGACTTTTTAGAAGAAAGTGCTAAAACTTCGGCTAAGTTTTTAAAAAGCATGGTAGATAAAATGGACTAAATATAACCAAAATTTAAGCTACTTTTTAGTAAAATCACGCCCTTAGTATTTAGGCTATCTCATCTAGACTGACACTTTTTAAAAGTGTGGGTTCTTATTTTATGGAGTGTTCAATGAAAAAGAAAACCGACGAAGAAAAAAAACCTAAAAAAGCCAAGCAAGAATCCAAACTTAAAGAGAGTAAGGCTAAAGAAACCAAACCTATCAAAAAGCCTAGTTTCAATGAAGAATTAGAAGAATTATTTGCAAATTCCTTGAATGATTGCATCTCTTATGAATCCATTATCCAAATCAGTGCGAAAGTTCCCACTCTAGCCCAAATCAAAAAAATCAAGGAATTGTGCCAAAAATACCAAAAAGAATTAGTCAGCTCTTCAGAATACGCTAAAAAACTCAATGCGATAGACAGAATCAAAAACACTGAAGAAAAACAGAAAGTCCTAGAAGAAGAATTAGAAGACGGCTATGACTTTTTGAAAGAAAAAGAGTTTTTAGAGTGGAGTAGAAGCGATAGCCCGGTGCGTATGTATTTGCGTGAAATGGGACAAATCGTGCTTTTAAGCAAAGATGAAGAAGTGGAGTTGAGCAAGCAAATCCGTCTGGGCGAAGATATTATCTTAGATGCGATTTGCTCGGTGCCGTATTTAATTGATTTTATCTACGCTTATAAAGACGCCCTAATCAATCGTGAACGAAGAGTGAAAGAACTCTTTAGAAGCTTTGATGATGACGATGAGTCTAGTGCAAGCGATTCTAAAAAAGATGATGATAATGATGAAAACGAAGAAAACGAAGAAGGCAAAAAAGTCGTTTCTGAAAAAGATAAGAAGCGTGTAGAAAAAGTTCAAGAGAGCTTTAAAGCCCTAGACAAAGCCAAAAAAGAATGGCTTAAAACCCTTGAAGCCCCTGTAGATGAGCAAGAAGATGAGCTAGTGCGGTTATTGACTCTAGCTTATAAACGCCAAATGCTTAAGGACAGACTCTATGATTTAGGTCCCACAAGCAAACTTATCAATGAGCTAGTGAAAACCATGGAAACCACTCTAAAAAGTGGCGATGGATTTGAAAAAGAATTGAAACGCTTAGAATACAAGCTGCCCTTATTTAATGATGCATTAGTTGAAAACCACCAAAAAATCCTTGCTAATATCACTCATATGACTAAAGATGATATTATCGCTCAAGTGCCAGAAGCCACTATGGTTAGCGTGTATATGGAGCTTAAAAAACTCTTTTTAACCAAAGAAGCGAGTGAAGAAGGCTTTGATTTAGACCCTAACAAGCTCAAAGAGATTTTAGAGCAAATCAAAAGGGGAAAATTAATTTCTGATAGAGCTAAGAATAAAATGGCTAAATCTAATTTAAGGCTAGTGGTAAGCATTGCCAAACGCTTTACAAGCAGGGGCTTACCTTTCTTAGACTTGATTCAAGAAGGTAATATCGGCTTGATGAAAGCGGTGGATAAATTTGAGTATGAAAAAGGCTTTAAGTTTTCTACCTATGCGACTTGGTGGATTAAACAAGCTATCAGTCGTGCCATAGCTGACCAAGCCCGCACCATTCGTATTCCCATTCATATGATTGATACCATTAATCGCATCAATAAAGTCATGCGTAAGCACATACAAGAGAATGGTAAAGAACCAGATTTGGAAGTGGTGGCTGAAGAAGTAGGGCTTTCATTAGATAAAGTTAAAAATGTGATTAAAGTTACTAAAGAGCCTATTAGCTTAGAAGCTCCAGTAGGCAATGATGAAGATGGTAAATTTGGGGATTTTGTAGAAGATAAAAATGTGGTAAGCTCCATAGACCATATCATGCGAGAAGATTTGAAGGCTCAAATTGATGGCGTTTTAGACCAATTGAACGAACGAGAAAAGGCAGTGATTCGCATGCGTTTTGGTCTTTTAGACGATGAAAGCGATAGGACTTTAGAAGAAATTGGCAAAGAATTGAATGTTACACGAGAGAGAGTGCGTCAAATTGAAAGCTCTGCCATTAAAAAACTTAGAAGCCCACAATATGGGCGTATTCTAAGAAATTATTTGCGTATCTGATTTAAAAGGTTTTTTAAGACATGCGTTACTTTATTGTGATACTCTTGCTTCTATTTGCAGGTTGTGCGAATAAGGATTTGAAGCTCAAGGATTTATCCTTGTCTCAAGAAGCTTCAAGCTATCTCACACCCCCTAAAGGCGATGGCATTGACACCCAAACCTTAAAAGAAGTTTTAAAAAAGAGCTATCTCAAAGCGTGGTATTCCCCATGGCTAGATATGGAGATTAAGAGCGATAAAAAAGAAGTGTTTTGGATGCTTGAAAGCATGCGTAATTTCGCAGGCTATGGCGAAGATTTGAAGCTCAATTCAAAAGCCCTGAATGATGAGCTTATTAAAAGCATGGATATTGAGCATTATCCAAGCGCTAAGATTAAAGCCGTTGTAGTGCGAGATAGCGATGTGAGAGCTATGCCTACAAACAAGCCCTATTATCGCTCCAAAAAAGGCTATCCCTTTGACAGGTATCAAAATTCGTTGATTTTTCAAGGCACACCGGTTTTAATCACGCATTTTAATACTACTAAAACTTATGCCCACATTCAAAGTAGTTTCGTGTATGGCTGGATTAAAACTAGCGATTTAGCTTACATGCACCATAAGGACATAGAGCTTTTAACGCAACTCAAAGATTATGTCATGCCCATAAGCGACAAAATCCCCCTTTATACGGATTATGGAAATTTTTATACCCAAGCTAGAGTGGGCGAACTCTTTACGCTCATTCCTAAAAACCCTTCTAAAATACACTCCAAAAAAGAACCTTTAAAAGCCTATGGTTTTTTGAGAGATTCTAAAGGCTATGCGACTTTACAAAGCGTGGTTTTAAAAGAAAAGGATTTTTTTGTTTTCCCCAAAACTTTTAATGATGAAAACATGGCTCATTTTATAGACACCATGCTGGGGCAAAAATACGGCTGGGGTGGGCTATTAGGCAATAGAGATTGCTCAGCCTTCACCAAGGACAGCTTCGCTAATTTTGGCATTTTACTACCCCGCAATTCTTACGCACAAAGCCACTATGCAAACAATTATGTTGACTTAAGCTCCATGAATGCCACAGAAAAAGAGCGTTACATCACTACTTATGCCACACCTTTTGCCACACTCTTATACTTAAGGGGGCATATCATGTTGTATCTGGGCATCTATAATAACCAAGCTATAGTCGCTCATAGCATTTGGTCGGTTCAAACTCAAAAGCATTTCAAAACCTTGAGTCATAACATAGGGGGCGTAGTGATTACTTCATTATGGTTAGCTAAAGAATATAATGGAGCGTTTTCTAAAAAGAAATTATTGATTGATAGGGTGCTTGGAATGAGTGATTTAAGGGCGTTTGCTAAGGAAACTTTAAATCCTTTAAGCGCTAATTGACTTTCTTATACTATGATTATAATTTGTGAATTTAAAATATTTGATTTGGAGAAATACAATGAGTATGGAATTTGATGCCGTTATTATTGGTGGTGGGGTTTCAGGGTGTGCGACCTTTTATACCTTGAGTGAATACAGCTCTTTAAAGCGTGTCGCCATTGTTGAAAAATGCCCTAAATTAGCTCAAATCAGCTCTAGTGCTAAGGCTAATTCACAAACCATTCACGATGGCTCTATTGAGACTAATTACACTCCAGAAAAAGCTAAAAAAGTGCGTTTGAGCGCTTACAAAACCAGACAATACGCTCTCAATAAAGGCTTGCAAAATAAAGCGATTTTTGAAACTCAAAAAATGGCTATAGGCGTGGGCGATGAAGAATGCGAGTTTATGAAAAAACGCTACGAAGCTTTTAAAGAAATTTTTACTGACTTAGAAGAATTTGACAAACAAAAGATTAAAGACTTAGAGCCGAATGTGATTTTAGGGGCTAATGGTGTAGATAGGCATGAAAACATTATCGGTCATGGCTACAGAAAAGATTGGAGTACCATGAATTATGCGAAGTTGAGCGAGAACTTCGTGGAAGAAGCTTTAAAATTAAAGCCTGATAACCAAGTGTTTTTAAACTTCAAAGTTAAAAAGATTGAAAGGCGTAATGATGGCTATGCATTGATTTCAGAAGACGCTGAAGAAGTGTATGCTAAATTTGTTTTAGTGAATGCTGGCTCTTATGCCCTACCCTTAGCTCAAAGCATGGGCTATGGCCTAGATTTAGGGTGCTTACCTGTGGCGGGTAGCTTTTATTTTGTGCCAGATTTGTTAAGGGGTAAGGTCTATACCGTTCAAAACCCCAAACTCCCCTTTGCAGCCGTGCATGGCGACCCTGATGCTGTGATTAAGGGTAAGACACGAATTGGACCCACCGCATTAGCGATGCCCAAATTAGAACGCAATAAGTATTGGCTCAAGGGCATTAGCCTAGAATTATTGAAAATGGATTTGAATAAAGATGTGTTTAAAATCATGTTTGATTTGATGAGCGATAGAGAAATCCGTAATTATGTGTTTAAAAACATGGTTTTTGAATTACCCGCTATCGGCAAACGACAATTTTTAAAAGACGCTCAAAAAATTATCCCTTCGCTCAGTCTAGAAGATTTAGAATACGCCCATGGTTTTGGCGAAGTGCGTCCGCAAGTATTAGACAGAACCAAGCAAAAACTAGAATTGGGCGAAAAAAAGATTTGCACGCATAAAGGCATCACCTTTAACATGACCCCATCTCCTGGTGCGACAAGTTGCATGCAAAACGCCCTTGTTGATTCCCAAGAAATCGCTGAATATTTAGGCGAGAGCTTTGAATTAGAGCGGTTTTATAAAGATTTGTCCCCAGAAGAATTAGAGAGCTTATAAAAAACAATGCAAGAAAACGAAGCCCTTCTCATCGCTAAACGAGCCATTAAAATCGTCTTTTTCTTAGGACTTTTTGTGCTGCTCTTAATGATGATAAACCTTTATATGCTCATCAATCAAATCAATGCAAGCGCTAAAATGAGCCAACAAATCAAGCAATTAGAAGCCAAACTCCATCATCAAAAGCCAGAGTGAAACACTCAAGCCCAAATGGCATTAAAATCAAACATTAAAATTTTCTTAAATTCAGCAACATTTAAGCTTATTTCTTTATAATGAACGCTTTAAATTTATTAAAGGAAGTCCTATGACAAAGACCGCTAAAGTCAATGACATCGTCCGTGATTGGGTTGTTTTAGACGCTAAAGACAAAGTTTTTGGCCGCTTAATCACCGAAATCGCCGTGCTTTTAAGGGGAAAACACCGCCCTTTTTACACCCCTAATGTAGATTGTGGGGATTTTGTAGTGGTTATCAATGCTGACAAAGTTAAGTTTTCTGGCATGAAGTTAGAAGATAAAGAGTATTTTACCCATTCAGGCTATTTTGGTAGCACTAAAAGTAAAACTCTTCAAGAAATGCTAGAAAAAACCCCTGAAAAGCTCTACCACTTAGCCGTTAGGGGTATGCTTCCTAAGACTAAATTAGGAAAAGCAATGATTAAAAAACTCAAAGTTTATCGTAATGATAAGCACCCCCACACCGCACAAATCAGCAAAAAGGATGCTAAATGAAAAAAATCTATGCTACCGGTAAAAGAAAAACCGCTATCGCTAAAGTTTGGCTAAGCGTTGGAAAAGGGGAAATGTCTATCAATGACCAAAGCTTGAATCAATGGTTAGGTGGGCATGAAGCCATCAAAATGAAGGTTATGCAACCCTTACTTTTAACCAAACAAGAACAATCCGTGGATATTAAAGCAGTGGTTTTTGGTGGGGGTTACTCCGCTCAAGCTGAAGCCTTAAGACATGGTATTTCTAAAGCCTTGAACGCTTATGATATTGCTTTCAGAGCGATTTTAAAACCTAAGGGCTTACTCACTAGAGATTCAAGAGTGGTTGAGCGTAAGAAATATGGTAAAAGAAAGGCTAGAAGAAGCCCACAATTCTCTAAGAGATAATCTCTTCCAAAGGGAGGGCTTTAGGCTCTCTTACTCTCTATATTATTAACCTAATTCTTTTCAATATTGCCTTGATTTTGCGAAACATCTTTAGCTATTTTTGAGCTATTGAGTAAAAATTAATATATAATAGTAGGTTTTTTGTAATCAGTAGTTTAAGGTGAAGGCGATGAAATCCACAAAAATTGGTTCTAAAATTGTTATGAGAGTGTGTGCGGTTGTTATCACTATGACCGCCATTATGGGCTTTATTATCAACAATAAGGTTGAAGTTGTCTTACAGCGCCAAGCCACAGAATTATTGCAAAAAAAAGCTCAATTAGTCAGCCTTAATGTTCAAGGTATTATTAAGCGCATTTTTATTGGAGCGAACACTCTTGAAGGGATTTTAAGCGATGAAAACGGCTCCATTGATGACACACTAAAATGGCGTATACTCTCTGATTATTTAGTCTCAAATCCCCACACTTCTGCAATCAGTATCACTTATATTAACAATAATAAACGCACGCTCACAGTAATGAAAATGGGGCAAAAAATCATGCAACATAATACACCCCTTAATCAGAGGGTTGTAAGTCAGGCTAGTTCACTCAAACATCTGGTCCATTCAGAGCCTTATTATAAAGATATTCATGGCCATAGAATCTATGGAATGGATATTGCCTTTCCTTTAACAGATAAAAATCAAAATGCTGTAGGCGTGCTGAATATCTTTTTAAACATTGATTCGTTTTATATAGATGTAGTAGGCAAGAAAAAAAGCAACACTTTTTTAATGGGGAAAGATGGCAGACTTTTAATCAACTCTAATCGTGAGATTCAAGATAAGATTTTAACCGCTATCAATCCGGATAAACGAGTGCTTAAGGCTATTGAGTATTATAATAAAAACAAAGCTGGTACTTTAAGCTATCACTCATTGAGTGAGGATACAGAAACTTTTTTAGCCATACAGCCTTTTGACTTTTTTGAAGGAGTTTCTAAAAAGGATAGCAGCAACAACTTGCATTGGGCTATTGGAAAATACATTAATAAATCA is a window encoding:
- a CDS encoding D-2-hydroxyacid dehydrogenase, whose amino-acid sequence is MKTFKKGVVLDAKTIGLKALETLKEVANFCFYETTLPAEVIERSIDAEIIVLNKIVMTKEILMKLPRLKLICITATGMDNVDVKSAKELGIEVKNVSAYSTESVAQHTLACALSLLGRLNYYDSYCKSGAYSQSDIFTHVGGKMGLVEGCQWGIIGLGNIGKRVASLAQAFKAKVVYSSTRDKKEGYERLSLENLLKTSDIISIHAPLNESTHNLIALKELKSLKQGAILINMGRGGIVNEKDLAQVLETRDLYYASDVFVKEPLEKGHAFLNPKIQNKLLLTPHIAWAYSNSLKVLVEKTKENIQVFLEQNA
- the fabD gene encoding ACP S-malonyltransferase — translated: MQYALLFPGQGSQCIGMGKSFYESHTLAKELFEKASGVLKVDMKKLLFEENELLKESAYTQPAIYLVSHIAYELLNKHVDGGLKPAFALGHSLGEVSAVSLSGALDFDKAIKLTHQRGKMMQEVCVGKDVSMMVVLGVSEEKLLSLCQKTKNVWCANFNGGMQVVLAGLKNDLKALEPTLKEMGAKRVVFLEMSVASHCPFLEPMVFKFQELLEKHLKDKFNFEIISNATKEAYNNKEKAIELLSLQLTQPVCYQDCVKSNNDRVDAFFELGCGSVLKGLNKRLSNKPTISVGDNKGLEEAIEFLEEYV
- a CDS encoding 5'-methylthioadenosine/adenosylhomocysteine nucleosidase; this encodes MMQKIGILGAMREEIAPILELFGVNFEEISLGGNVFHKGIYNNKEIIVAYSKIGKVHSTLTTTSMILAFGVEKVLFSGVAGSLVKDLKINDLLVAQKLVQHDVDLSAFEHPLGFIPESEIFVKTCKDLNALAHKVANEQGLDLKEGIIASGDQFVHSKARKEFLINEFKASAVEMEGASVAFVCHKFDVPCCVLRSISDNADEEADVSFDDFLEESAKTSAKFLKSMVDKMD
- the rpoD gene encoding RNA polymerase sigma factor RpoD, which encodes MGSYFMECSMKKKTDEEKKPKKAKQESKLKESKAKETKPIKKPSFNEELEELFANSLNDCISYESIIQISAKVPTLAQIKKIKELCQKYQKELVSSSEYAKKLNAIDRIKNTEEKQKVLEEELEDGYDFLKEKEFLEWSRSDSPVRMYLREMGQIVLLSKDEEVELSKQIRLGEDIILDAICSVPYLIDFIYAYKDALINRERRVKELFRSFDDDDESSASDSKKDDDNDENEENEEGKKVVSEKDKKRVEKVQESFKALDKAKKEWLKTLEAPVDEQEDELVRLLTLAYKRQMLKDRLYDLGPTSKLINELVKTMETTLKSGDGFEKELKRLEYKLPLFNDALVENHQKILANITHMTKDDIIAQVPEATMVSVYMELKKLFLTKEASEEGFDLDPNKLKEILEQIKRGKLISDRAKNKMAKSNLRLVVSIAKRFTSRGLPFLDLIQEGNIGLMKAVDKFEYEKGFKFSTYATWWIKQAISRAIADQARTIRIPIHMIDTINRINKVMRKHIQENGKEPDLEVVAEEVGLSLDKVKNVIKVTKEPISLEAPVGNDEDGKFGDFVEDKNVVSSIDHIMREDLKAQIDGVLDQLNEREKAVIRMRFGLLDDESDRTLEEIGKELNVTRERVRQIESSAIKKLRSPQYGRILRNYLRI
- a CDS encoding SH3 domain-containing C40 family peptidase, yielding MRYFIVILLLLFAGCANKDLKLKDLSLSQEASSYLTPPKGDGIDTQTLKEVLKKSYLKAWYSPWLDMEIKSDKKEVFWMLESMRNFAGYGEDLKLNSKALNDELIKSMDIEHYPSAKIKAVVVRDSDVRAMPTNKPYYRSKKGYPFDRYQNSLIFQGTPVLITHFNTTKTYAHIQSSFVYGWIKTSDLAYMHHKDIELLTQLKDYVMPISDKIPLYTDYGNFYTQARVGELFTLIPKNPSKIHSKKEPLKAYGFLRDSKGYATLQSVVLKEKDFFVFPKTFNDENMAHFIDTMLGQKYGWGGLLGNRDCSAFTKDSFANFGILLPRNSYAQSHYANNYVDLSSMNATEKERYITTYATPFATLLYLRGHIMLYLGIYNNQAIVAHSIWSVQTQKHFKTLSHNIGGVVITSLWLAKEYNGAFSKKKLLIDRVLGMSDLRAFAKETLNPLSAN
- a CDS encoding FAD-dependent oxidoreductase; this encodes MSMEFDAVIIGGGVSGCATFYTLSEYSSLKRVAIVEKCPKLAQISSSAKANSQTIHDGSIETNYTPEKAKKVRLSAYKTRQYALNKGLQNKAIFETQKMAIGVGDEECEFMKKRYEAFKEIFTDLEEFDKQKIKDLEPNVILGANGVDRHENIIGHGYRKDWSTMNYAKLSENFVEEALKLKPDNQVFLNFKVKKIERRNDGYALISEDAEEVYAKFVLVNAGSYALPLAQSMGYGLDLGCLPVAGSFYFVPDLLRGKVYTVQNPKLPFAAVHGDPDAVIKGKTRIGPTALAMPKLERNKYWLKGISLELLKMDLNKDVFKIMFDLMSDREIRNYVFKNMVFELPAIGKRQFLKDAQKIIPSLSLEDLEYAHGFGEVRPQVLDRTKQKLELGEKKICTHKGITFNMTPSPGATSCMQNALVDSQEIAEYLGESFELERFYKDLSPEELESL
- a CDS encoding DUF5408 family protein, with the protein product MQENEALLIAKRAIKIVFFLGLFVLLLMMINLYMLINQINASAKMSQQIKQLEAKLHHQKPE
- the rplM gene encoding 50S ribosomal protein L13, with amino-acid sequence MTKTAKVNDIVRDWVVLDAKDKVFGRLITEIAVLLRGKHRPFYTPNVDCGDFVVVINADKVKFSGMKLEDKEYFTHSGYFGSTKSKTLQEMLEKTPEKLYHLAVRGMLPKTKLGKAMIKKLKVYRNDKHPHTAQISKKDAK
- the rpsI gene encoding 30S ribosomal protein S9, with amino-acid sequence MKKIYATGKRKTAIAKVWLSVGKGEMSINDQSLNQWLGGHEAIKMKVMQPLLLTKQEQSVDIKAVVFGGGYSAQAEALRHGISKALNAYDIAFRAILKPKGLLTRDSRVVERKKYGKRKARRSPQFSKR